The Streptomyces sp. NBC_00454 DNA segment CGGGACCCGCAGCCGGCGGCGTCGAGCACCGCCCCGATGACGGGCCGCACGAGGTCGCCCCGGCGGACCGGGGTGATCAGGACGTCGAGGATCCCCCCGCAGGTCAGCCCGACCGCGAAGGCGTCGTCGTCGCTGTATCCGAAGCGGTGCACGCCTCCTTCGCCGGAGGCGATCGCCTCCAGGCACATCTCGTGGGCGGCCGACTCCACACAGCCTCCGGAGAGGGATCCGAGGGCAGTGCCCCGGTCGTCGACGGCCAGCGAGGCCCCGGGTCCGCGGGGCGCGCTGCCGCTGACGGCGACCACGGTGGCCACGGCGAAGTCCCGGTCGGAGGCGTACCACGCGCGTAGCTCCGCGGCGATGTCGAGCATCAGCGGATGTATTCGCGGCGGGAGCTCTGCCCCGGGACGACCGGTCTCGGCGGCAGCACCGGGGGCGCGGCCACCCGGGCGGCGGGGCGCGCGCTGGCGGAGGAGCGGGCCGGGCCGGGGTACGGCTCGGGGTCCCGTCCGCGCTGGCCCAGCAGCATCGCGGCGTGGGCGACGCTGGCGAGGGTGGCGTGGTGGTGCCAGCCCCGGAAGGAGCGGCCTTCGAAGTCCCGGATGCCGGCGGGTTCGCACACCTCGGTGAAGTCCAGCGCGACCCGGTCGGTGAGCTTGGCGAGCAGGAACAGCTGCGCGAGCGGCCGGTCCCCGATGTTGGTGATCCAGAACTCCGAGGGCAGCAGGGCCGCTTCGGTCCAGGCTCCGACCAGCAGCAGCGGAGTGGGCGCCGCGGGCACGAGCCGGTCCTCGCCGGGGGTGGCGAAGATGGCGGCCGAGGTCAGCAGGGTCACCGCTCCCTCGGCGCGGCCGTGGCGGGTCCATTCGACGACGCGGCGCTGGGAGCGCAGGGAGTCGATGAGTTCACGGGCGGGCGCGGTGTGCGGCCCGGGTTTGTGCCGGCCGGCCCCGCCGAAGGAGACGGGCAGGGTGCCGTCCACCTTGAACACGAAGGGGATGTCCTGGAGTGCGAAGGAGTCGATGCACTGCGGGAGTTCGGTGTTGGAGACCTCCATCACCACGGGCCTGCGCTGGAGTTGCCAGCTGGCGGCCATCCGCTGGACCGCGTGTACGGCGTCCTGGGCGGGGGTGAGCGAGCGTGCCGTGTCGGGAATGCCGGCCCTGCGGCGGCGCAGGAGTTCGGCCGTCCATGGACCGGGGAGGGTGAGGGTCCATTCGACGGGGAAACCGGCCTCGCTGGATGCGAGCCAGATCCCGCTGGCCTGCTGGCAGTTGGCGGTGCGGCCGAGCTGCGGGACAAACTGCCGGCCTACGCCGACCGAGCGGTCGCCGGCCTTCTCGATAACCATCGGCCGGACCACCCAGGCCAGCGGGCGCTGGGCGGTGCGTTCGAGGTGCTGGGCGAGGGACCGGCGGACGGGGGTCCAGTCCCACGGGGATTTGCTGATGAACTGCTGGAGGCTCTGTTCGACGGAACTGGCCCCTGATCCGGCGATGTTACGGATTGTTTTCTTTCCGCTGGTCCGCACGAGGCCGTTCAGATATACGCGGGCCCAGTTTCGCTGGTCCCGCCGGGGTAACGATTCGAAGAATAGCGAGATCAATACGTCGATCAATTCGGAGATTTCCCTGGTGGATTCCTCCGGCAGGACTACGCGAGCCATCTGGGCCTCCCCCGCGACCAGCTAGATCCAATACCCTACTTGACCGTGGAGAACGGCCGTAGGCCCCGGCGGCTACTTCCTGAGGTCGCTGGCAGATTCGAGCCGCTCTTC contains these protein-coding regions:
- a CDS encoding IS701 family transposase, with protein sequence MARVVLPEESTREISELIDVLISLFFESLPRRDQRNWARVYLNGLVRTSGKKTIRNIAGSGASSVEQSLQQFISKSPWDWTPVRRSLAQHLERTAQRPLAWVVRPMVIEKAGDRSVGVGRQFVPQLGRTANCQQASGIWLASSEAGFPVEWTLTLPGPWTAELLRRRRAGIPDTARSLTPAQDAVHAVQRMAASWQLQRRPVVMEVSNTELPQCIDSFALQDIPFVFKVDGTLPVSFGGAGRHKPGPHTAPARELIDSLRSQRRVVEWTRHGRAEGAVTLLTSAAIFATPGEDRLVPAAPTPLLLVGAWTEAALLPSEFWITNIGDRPLAQLFLLAKLTDRVALDFTEVCEPAGIRDFEGRSFRGWHHHATLASVAHAAMLLGQRGRDPEPYPGPARSSASARPAARVAAPPVLPPRPVVPGQSSRREYIR